A genomic window from Slackia heliotrinireducens DSM 20476 includes:
- a CDS encoding transporter substrate-binding domain-containing protein has protein sequence MVKKVASVVFAGMLAVAALAGCSGGSDQAGDASSEEVRTMTIAVGNAYSPYVYVDENGDAAGFDVEVLKAIDEALPQYEFTYETMDFKNILLSVETGKAQLGSHQFSWNEERAQKYLYPETPFCYGTMYLVAGADNDAIQSIDDMGGKIVTLETGDASEAQINEWNEAHPDNPMTINWIDAPTPEEISAMISTGRTDAFCEMRSYVDDVNAEYGNTLKLVQPIRSDGNYFIVNQDEAQFCEDVNAVLAQFMEDGTIAKISNDTLGYDVSVPAE, from the coding sequence ATGGTTAAGAAAGTGGCATCGGTGGTTTTTGCTGGAATGCTTGCGGTCGCGGCGCTTGCCGGTTGCTCCGGCGGCTCTGACCAGGCAGGTGACGCATCTTCTGAAGAGGTGCGCACCATGACCATCGCTGTGGGCAACGCATACAGCCCCTATGTGTACGTAGACGAGAACGGCGACGCTGCCGGATTCGACGTCGAGGTTCTGAAGGCTATCGACGAGGCTCTTCCGCAGTATGAGTTCACGTATGAAACCATGGACTTCAAGAACATCCTGCTGTCCGTGGAAACCGGCAAGGCCCAGCTCGGCTCCCATCAGTTCAGCTGGAATGAGGAACGTGCCCAGAAGTACCTGTACCCCGAAACCCCGTTCTGCTACGGCACCATGTACCTTGTCGCAGGCGCCGACAACGATGCGATCCAGTCCATCGATGACATGGGCGGCAAGATTGTGACCTTGGAGACGGGCGATGCGTCCGAGGCTCAGATTAACGAATGGAACGAGGCTCATCCCGACAACCCCATGACCATCAACTGGATCGACGCTCCCACGCCCGAAGAGATTTCGGCCATGATTTCCACCGGCCGCACCGACGCGTTCTGCGAGATGCGCTCCTACGTGGATGATGTGAATGCGGAGTACGGCAACACGCTCAAGCTCGTCCAGCCTATCCGTTCGGACGGCAACTACTTCATCGTCAACCAGGATGAAGCCCAGTTCTGTGAAGATGTGAACGCGGTGCTCGCCCAGTTCATGGAGGACGGCACCATCGCCAAGATCTCCAACGATACGCTTGGCTACGACGTGTCTGTACCTGCCGAGTAG